Part of the Temnothorax longispinosus isolate EJ_2023e chromosome 5, Tlon_JGU_v1, whole genome shotgun sequence genome is shown below.
aagaaaaaaaaggaagggaATTATTTCCCTTCCCGTTATCATCCGTTATTTCAgtctttgattttttttttcataatacatGCGACACCTTGCGCGACCGGCTGTGACCACTGTTGATCGGCAGCTACCTGCCGTCTCTTTTTCGCTCGCCCTTTCTTGCTTTCCTTCAGCGATCGCATCTATGACTCGCATGACACGCTTTCGTTTCTCTTTCCGGCCTGCTTTTAATAATCGACAAAAATCACCGGAAACTATAAGGAATCACCAGGAACCGTAGATTCCCGTAAGGAATATGCTAGTCACCGGTTCGATTCTCATTTAATTGTATACGCAGGATGTCTGATAAAATGTTGAAGACCTTTCTTTCCTTCTGCTTTCTGCCCTTTCCTCTTCTCATCACTTATCTCTTCACTTAGATACTCATCTTTCTTAAATATCCTCAATTTGTTACTCCCGAAATTTGTCATGCTCCTCCCAAAGTCTCTCCCTTTAAACATCGCAGTGATTCTGTTGCTTATTGTTGTGCTCTTTGTCCAGGTGCGCAGTAAGAAAGTACGGCAACCTTTGGAAATCTACGAGGAGAACAGCCAGGATAGCGGCCATCCGTCGAGCCCTACCAGCGAGATGGAGAAGAGGCGGCGAAAATTCTTCGAGTACGCGAAGTCGCATTCCTTAACCTTGGATTATCGAGTGTTGGACCCATATTCTCCAACGCACGGCCTGAGGCCCACGAGTTCGTCCCTCTTGCGTAGCCTGTCGTCGGGATACGAGAGCATGGATGACGGGCTTGTGAGCGAGCTCAACGACATGGAGACCACGGATGATGAGGAGACGCAGCAGCTACCGAGCGGCATTTCAAAACTACTGTCCGGCGATATAGTCACGCCCGAGGCGTCGACAGATTACGACGTCTCCCCCGACTTCTCACGGAACATGTCGTCCAAGGTCAAAAAGTGGTTGTCAGTACAGAGCGGCATGTGCAAGCGGAACATCAGGACGATATCGTCGCCGCTCGCGCGGTCGCCGTCGTTGACGAGGTCACCGGCGGTAGAAAGGACGCCTTCGCTGGCGAGGTCACCCTTGGAGAAAGTGCCGATGTCGAAAATCCGCACCTGCCTGTTTCGCTCACCAACGGCGACTTGCTCGAAGAGGACGATGATGAGGACGTACAGCTACGACGAGGCCTCGGCGCCCTACTACAGACTACAAATGGAGTTCTCACCTTCCGTCAGGCCTTACAAACGGCCGTCGGAAGACCTGCTAGAGGACGAGACCTCGAAAAGATCCCGCAAGTCCAGCGGCTTACGTCTGGACACGACACCCATGTCGGCGAGACGCTCGAGTACCTTGACGCACTCGCAAATTGCTCTGCAGAGAAGCCTGTCCGAGTCGAGGACAGGCGCAACCGAAACGCATTCGAACCTCAAGTGGGCGATCCACCGCAGTGTCACCGACAACGATCTCATCGGCGACTTCAGCAAGCCGTGTATACTGCCGCTCACGAGCGGCATGCACGCGGACCTGAAAACCATCACGTCCAACACGCTGGCGGCGCTCCTACGTGGTGAATTCGCCGATCGCATTGCCTCCTACACGATCGTCGATTGCCGATACCCATACGAGTACGAGGCTGGCCACATCGAGGGCGCGGTGAATATCTACAACATGGATCTCGTCCAGCAGATCATGTTCAATCCTCTGGCCGAGACCGTTCCCAGGATCCAGCACGACACCGACAAGCGCAACATCCTCGTGTTCCACTGCGAGTTCTCGTGGGAGCGCGGGCCGAATCTCTCGAGGGTTCTACGCAGACTGGACCGCGCGTGCAACAAGGAGCATTACCCGGCACTATACTATCCGGAGACTTACCTCTTGCTAGGGGGCTATGAGAAGTTTTATGGCGAGCAGAAGGAGTTCTGCACGCCGCAGGATTACAAGCCGATGAAGCACCCTAATCACGAGGAGGAGTGCCGATTCTTTCGCAGCAAATGCAAGAGCTGGCAAGCGGAGAAGACCAAAGGGATTAGCCAGACAGTGCGAGCAAACCTCGAGCGTTTTGCATTTTAAACGGACATTcgcttttctttatttacatttaatctaatttaagGCTAAATTCTATCCCCCGTCGTTACTAGTCGCGAATCGTTAGACGTTGAACGTCCTCAGAGACGGGATTATCAAACGCGCGCCATGCGCGTCGCTAAAGTGCAAACGGCGTAAAGAGACTACttgttcattattattattatttttattaatttttggttGCTCTTTGCGCTGCAACAATGTGACTGACTCGAGGATTTTTCTGCGAGTGTCTTACACTGTTTAAAATGTAGATGTAAATGCCATTCAACCATGTTTAGATTTTAATCGATCTTAATACTTAAGCATAGGAATTTAGGAGTTTAGTACAGATATCCAAGATCGATTAGAATTTATATCTAGATTGTACTTTCGAAAGATAATGAGACAATTTAGGCTATATGGTGATATATCATTGCGGCTGTttctacacacacacacacacacacacacacacacacacacacacatcccACCGAGATCGAaatttgtacataataaaaaaaatttacatatcgGGCAGGATTCTACACTTCACGTTCATTCTGTAATTAAGGACATTCTGTAATCAAACAATGCAATTCATCCGACGTGCTGAAAAATGGCAGGGTAATCAAAGGGGTATAATGTTACGAACATACgttgcaaatttcttttttaatgcttACAACACCTCAGGCGGCATCTCATTGTATTATATAGGACATACGATTGGGACTTCTCGACGACTtaatctcttctctctttctgtcggTATTGCTTTGCCAATTTCTTCTAAAGCAAACGGTCGACTTTGGAAAATTGCATAAAGTGTTACCAATTATTTGTTGTTGCAATTCGatgaaaatgtattattaatatacacacGGAAGATTAATCCTTAAGTACTTGTGCCGGATCAGTGCGATTTAGTCGACATTTCTCTcaattgtactttttttttaaagaaagaatggaAGAGCTAGTCTTATGCGTGCTCCAATGAGAGGactcaaattttataaaaatttagcaCAAAATctgctttttttctctcggaTTTTGCTTTTAGAAGTTAAGGAGAGAGAATTTTTCTTTGCGTAAGGACTTGAGGATTAATCGAAAACATCAATTAACTACGTAAAATTTGTCTATCGAACCAAGTGATGCAAATACTATAAAATGTGCAAATCTTTTTGTTGttacattgtaaaaattatttttacgttacatagataaatatttacgccATGCAATGCAAATacgatgcatttttttatttttcatctgtcaaatattttacacctttcccatatatatttttttctgtttctaaCATTTGTTTAGACATTTTATGACAGTAATATTATCGACATtcctttattttaagatacttttaaattggcttttcagaaagaaagaattgcGAAATTCTTTTacacgattaaaattaaagtacgcataaAAATGAAGACAACATAAGTTGAGTATACGATCGAGTATATCaagaacgaaaaaaattaaaaatatgacttatttttaacatatagaGCTGTCACCTGATGACAATGTTTACTTAATACAAGAATTATACAGTTTAtgtttatacacatataaattcttCAAGTCACGCCAATTCCCGTAAGATTGTCGATCTAGTcgtaagaattagaaaaaggtaaaaagtaagttaaactgagattaaagttaatccgcATTGGTAGACATGGACATTAAAGTCGGCTGACATCAcgactaaattaaaaatattaattacaaaaaaactatttGACCACAAACGTTACTCTTAAACAAGTTGTAATCTCGTTACAAGATAATCTTTTGTACTtgaatttactttaaatattagagagTAAATCAGTGCACAACGGCATTGGTATCGTCCAATCGAATTcgctattaattaaaatgttgtCACTTTGCCGTTTGAAAAGTTGCCGCTACGATCGCAcgcacattttatatttttcaaaaacaaaacGGAAACGCGTGCAATTTATCCCTGAGAATCCCGGGAtcaataaatgcaaaatttttccatCTGTCAGCGATGTTTCTCGTGATTTATATACTCGATCGaacttaaaaaagaaaacgaaacgaTGGACGACAGGCGCGTCTTCTCGGCGTAAGTAACGTCTGTCGCCTTGAACGATGCGCCTCAAGATTCAGAGtccaaaaattgcaaatttgcAAATGTCACTTGGAGAAACGCGACGATACGCGGAACGAAGCAGGCACGCAAGACGTAATCGGGAATATCCCGCAATTTATATCGAGACGCGTCGGACGAGCGATTGTCGGACGATGTCGAGCGAACGGAGATTCAACTTCCGTCCGCGTCAAATCTAGGATCATCCGTCGACTGTGCAAAAGAATTCGCGTATTGTATTCTCTGTTgtaaatcttgaaattttgaaagacATAATTCGAGAATCCATTCCCTCTCTTTTACACGAAAATTACGGGGGTAGTTCCGCTTACGAAAACGGAAGCGACAAAGCAGATCTTTGCGAATTACGTTTCGTAATATAAAGAGATACCAAGacattgaattaattaaaaattaatattaaatcgatCGCAATTCAAAAAAGATACGGTCTTATTTCAGAGTTGTTTGCCCAgattgacaaataaaaaaaaactatattaattaaatttatataaaactataaaaataaaaaaaacttatattaattaaatctttctcAATCATTTCATCGCATGTTTAACAACACTATGAAATGTGTGCGAggaatacaatttatatatattaaaacaatttaagtgtaaaaaaaatgctcgagcaaaaaattatataaaaaatgttgaggTTTTCttgtgattttaatattttcttacataGTCGCggtagaattattatttgccagataaaaaattattcgatttaGATCTGCTCTTCACGAGCGCGCCCAGGACCTCTGGTCAGAAATGACGAGCCTTTGGGAAAAACTGAACAAGGAGGCAGCTCTTTGgagaaaagagaaggagaaattTCAGCTTTTACGCGATACCCTTGCGTTTGAAAAAACGCAGCCGCGGCCTATATATGCTGTCGATCGCCGCTCTCGAGCGACAATTAGCAATCATCGATATTTAATTAGTAGCTCACACTCTTAAATTCACTCCTTTAGTTCTTGTAAAACGAGTGAATTAAAAAGAACTgagatagaaatttatttgggGATAATTATAAATCCTTCAGCGAACGAATCTTAGAGGACTCTAAACTCTTTAATCCTCGATAGCCACACAGGGGTCTCAGAGACTCCAACGAAATTTTAGAACTTTGTTtgaaactattattttattttttaatgcgtatttttttataataattctttttttacaaattctgagattattatcataattctCAGAAAAGTTACGATAAATTGGGGGGAAAAAACATTACAATACGtcgattttttcgaaaaatggcTGAGATCCTCTAGATCCCATCAGTGTGGCTTATacatatgcaaaaaaaaagtgtggcctgcgaaagttaaaattactaaatctcaatttgcatttatgttcttttcttatatatttctctatcCGTTTGGTTTAATTCTCGTCTATccagaattaataattaacgtttATGCGGTTTGTATTTGCAGGTAATATCGTAATGCGATCTCCTTGAACGGCTGCAAGCAGTTTGCATTCTGTCGTTATGTTCTCCAATTCCTCGTCGCAGAGGCGCTCGACCTCCGACAGCTTCTGCCTGTAGACGTCGACAAAAATACGTTTGTACGAGTTGTAACGTTGCTCGGCTTGCTCAACGGAGTGCCGTTCAAGGAGATTGATATTACGTCGGAACGAAGAATCAGGGAACTCGCGATACTCGAGTACGAGAAGAATCTCGCCAAGTATCATGACCGGTACTCCGTTGAGCAACgtgcgcacgcacgcacacatttTACCGAGATCGAAATTtgtacgtaataaaaaaattttacatatcgGGCAGGATTATATACACTTCACGTTCATTCTGTAATTAAAGACATTCTGTAATCAAACAATGAAATTCATCCGACGTGCTGACCCGAAAAATGGCAGGGTAATAAAAAAGGCCGGGTATAATGTTACGAACATACgttgcaaatttcttttttaatgcttACAACACCTCAGGCGGCATctcattgtattatataagaCATACGATTGGGACTTTAACGACTTaatctctcctctctttcctttataggcctagtttacaccgatctcttgatacgcgtatcaaatagtatatttgaactgatcaaccaataatcagacttatttactagttatttactatttaatacgcgtatcaagtgatcggtgtaaactaggccatagaaatttaatactgtaagtgattttttgggtagtaattaatcacttaaaagcactattaaaaacactgttaatagtgcttttaatagtgcttttaaatgattaatcactagccaaaaaatcacttacagtattaaatttctataagggttCTGTTTCTGGTTCTGTTTCTATAAGGGAGGTTAATTCTTAAGTACTTGTGCCGGATCAGTGCGATTTAGTGGACGTTTCTCTcaattgtactttttttttaagaaaaaaacgaaagaacTAGTCTCATGCGCGCTCCGATAAGAGGacttaaatttgataaaaatttagcataaaatctgcttttttttatctcggaTTTCGCTTTTCAGAAAGatagaattgcaaaattcCTGTACacggttaaaaaattaaagtacgcacaaaaatgaAGACAACATAAGTCGAGTATATatcaagaacaaaaaaattaaaaatattacttatttttaacatatagagctgtcacctgacgacaatgtTTACTTAATACAAGAATTCtacaatttatacacataaatttGTCAGGTCACGCTAACTCCCGTAAGATTGGCGGTCTAGTtgtaagaattataaaaagataagaagTAAGTtaaactgattgtgagattaaagttaatccgcATTGGTAGACATGGACATTAAAGTGTCGGCTGACATCAcgattaaagtaaaaatgttaatttaaaaaaaaaactatttgatCACAAACGTTAAAAACGGACTCACAATCAATCACAAACGAAATACACttagaaaagttaaaaataatcaaatttagtaatttctgTCGGCTAGCTTCATAGAGGTACCCAAACTCTGAGTTTGGTCAGAGAGAGAAGTTTGAGAGAAGCCATCCCAGCCTTTTTCGTGGGACTATCAAAACCCCCTGTACACTATCGCCaatacattcatttttaaaattggtACTACGTATAGACACGTTCATTTTCCGACACTGCCGATAAAACATATGATTCTGTAAATGTAGTggtgttatacatatatatacaacacCAATAAAAAtggccgggatggcctctctcaggtttggTGTTTCCACCGCAACAGCGCTCACCCCAACTCAACTCTGACCTGGTTCGAACCCTCGATGGAAACTTATATAGGGGCTGCGCATAATGTATAAGAATATAAGAGAGAGGTGTATCTTTGCGCACATaacaatgaaagaaataagGGACAGGGATTTTCTATTCCTTACATT
Proteins encoded:
- the LOC139812577 gene encoding uncharacterized protein isoform X1; translated protein: MDGGASPGVPLGEASNVDIESPMSNIANDLSRSSLDSGGSKKRHFSRSKGTFSTPRRVNDPKSESCSNTKDKIHQDSENEFYIRASSARGRRESAHEKHAHDKENSGAPGTWYSRTPQRVRSKKVRQPLEIYEENSQDSGHPSSPTSEMEKRRRKFFEYAKSHSLTLDYRVLDPYSPTHGLRPTSSSLLRSLSSGYESMDDGLVSELNDMETTDDEETQQLPSGISKLLSGDIVTPEASTDYDVSPDFSRNMSSKVKKWLSVQSGMCKRNIRTISSPLARSPSLTRSPAVERTPSLARSPLEKVPMSKIRTCLFRSPTATCSKRTMMRTYSYDEASAPYYRLQMEFSPSVRPYKRPSEDLLEDETSKRSRKSSGLRLDTTPMSARRSSTLTHSQIALQRSLSESRTGATETHSNLKWAIHRSVTDNDLIGDFSKPCILPLTSGMHADLKTITSNTLAALLRGEFADRIASYTIVDCRYPYEYEAGHIEGAVNIYNMDLVQQIMFNPLAETVPRIQHDTDKRNILVFHCEFSWERGPNLSRVLRRLDRACNKEHYPALYYPETYLLLGGYEKFYGEQKEFCTPQDYKPMKHPNHEEECRFFRSKCKSWQAEKTKGISQTVRANLERFAF
- the LOC139812577 gene encoding uncharacterized protein isoform X2; translation: MEFSWGTAENEVQRVIHDSLPTKLLRKRDEKSCSNTKDKIHQDSENEFYIRASSARGRRESAHEKHAHDKENSGAPGTWYSRTPQRVRSKKVRQPLEIYEENSQDSGHPSSPTSEMEKRRRKFFEYAKSHSLTLDYRVLDPYSPTHGLRPTSSSLLRSLSSGYESMDDGLVSELNDMETTDDEETQQLPSGISKLLSGDIVTPEASTDYDVSPDFSRNMSSKVKKWLSVQSGMCKRNIRTISSPLARSPSLTRSPAVERTPSLARSPLEKVPMSKIRTCLFRSPTATCSKRTMMRTYSYDEASAPYYRLQMEFSPSVRPYKRPSEDLLEDETSKRSRKSSGLRLDTTPMSARRSSTLTHSQIALQRSLSESRTGATETHSNLKWAIHRSVTDNDLIGDFSKPCILPLTSGMHADLKTITSNTLAALLRGEFADRIASYTIVDCRYPYEYEAGHIEGAVNIYNMDLVQQIMFNPLAETVPRIQHDTDKRNILVFHCEFSWERGPNLSRVLRRLDRACNKEHYPALYYPETYLLLGGYEKFYGEQKEFCTPQDYKPMKHPNHEEECRFFRSKCKSWQAEKTKGISQTVRANLERFAF